One genomic region from Rothia dentocariosa ATCC 17931 encodes:
- the trxA gene encoding thioredoxin: MSNAKAVTDATFKAEVLDNSKPVIVDFWAEWCGPCRMVAPVLDEIAAEYGEKVDVVKVNVEESGDTAMEYDITSIPAIYLFKDGQVVKKSVGARPKQALIADFEEYIK, encoded by the coding sequence ATGAGCAACGCAAAAGCAGTAACCGATGCCACCTTTAAGGCTGAGGTTCTGGATAATTCCAAGCCGGTGATCGTCGACTTCTGGGCCGAGTGGTGCGGTCCCTGCCGCATGGTCGCCCCGGTTCTCGATGAAATCGCCGCCGAATATGGCGAGAAGGTCGATGTCGTGAAGGTCAATGTCGAAGAGAGCGGCGACACCGCTATGGAATACGACATTACTTCTATCCCCGCGATCTACCTTTTCAAAGATGGGCAGGTTGTAAAGAAGAGCGTAGGCGCTCGTCCCAAACAGGCACTCATTGCTGATTTTGAGGAATACATCAAGTAG
- the murJ gene encoding murein biosynthesis integral membrane protein MurJ — protein sequence MARTDARSSAIMAAGTLVSRVLGFLKAILLTVALGALSTVGDVFETANTLPNLIYVLVAGGVFNAVLVPQIIKAAKAQDGGERYISKLVTITVTAIGLITAITLACAIPIINVMGSTWTPEQKELGYIFSFWCLPQIFFYGLYTVIGQVLNAKEAFGAFMWAPVLNNVVAIAALFIFIFTFGAQDTTINPPRHSVESWTSMQTIFLAGSATLGVALQAIVLFIPLRRLGLRLKPDFGWRGIGLREASRLAIWTLAAGAVSNLSYMYMTRVAASVVSARAQYADMGIQIPGLQAMNYASMLYSLPHGVIGISIATVLFNRMSSSAIADDSDSVIHALSHGMRTAGIATVFCALALIVLAGPVAVLFSGGDPVAATVIGRLIAITALGTPALTISFLYGRVLYARENARTPFLIQFYAAIVMVVMSGVASLLDPRYTVYALSLIFPVQNLFVVAISHYEIRRRLGYYGQKRIINMYARTTLAACFAGVIAAAVLWVLGGYNLDGFAWASKISAVITLIICGLTMLFSYVVMLKIFRVREADALFAPIAGKVKALARRGASNES from the coding sequence TTGGCACGTACCGATGCACGCTCAAGCGCCATTATGGCGGCGGGAACGCTCGTATCCCGTGTTCTAGGGTTCCTTAAGGCAATCCTTCTCACGGTGGCACTGGGTGCCCTCTCGACCGTAGGTGACGTCTTCGAGACCGCAAATACGCTCCCCAACCTCATCTACGTGTTGGTCGCCGGTGGTGTGTTCAACGCCGTGCTCGTGCCGCAGATTATCAAAGCCGCTAAAGCCCAAGACGGCGGCGAACGGTATATTTCCAAGCTCGTAACCATTACGGTGACGGCCATCGGTCTGATTACAGCGATTACGCTGGCGTGCGCCATCCCTATTATCAACGTCATGGGCTCTACATGGACGCCAGAGCAGAAAGAACTCGGGTATATATTCTCGTTCTGGTGTTTGCCGCAAATCTTCTTCTACGGGCTTTATACGGTCATTGGGCAGGTACTCAACGCGAAAGAGGCCTTCGGGGCTTTCATGTGGGCGCCCGTGCTCAATAACGTCGTTGCTATCGCTGCGCTCTTCATCTTTATTTTCACCTTCGGGGCGCAGGATACAACCATCAATCCTCCACGCCACTCGGTCGAAAGCTGGACGTCGATGCAGACGATCTTCCTCGCCGGATCGGCAACTCTGGGTGTGGCACTGCAGGCTATCGTTCTCTTTATCCCGCTCAGGAGGCTGGGGCTGCGACTCAAACCGGACTTCGGCTGGCGCGGTATCGGACTGCGGGAAGCATCTCGTCTGGCGATTTGGACCCTTGCCGCCGGTGCCGTCTCTAACCTGTCGTATATGTACATGACCCGGGTTGCCGCATCCGTGGTGAGCGCCCGCGCCCAGTATGCCGATATGGGTATTCAGATTCCCGGTCTGCAGGCAATGAACTACGCCTCAATGCTCTACTCGCTCCCCCACGGCGTGATCGGCATTTCCATCGCTACCGTCCTCTTTAACCGCATGAGTTCCTCCGCCATCGCGGACGATAGCGACAGCGTCATTCACGCCCTTTCGCACGGCATGCGTACCGCCGGTATTGCCACCGTTTTCTGTGCGCTCGCACTTATCGTCCTCGCCGGTCCCGTGGCGGTGCTCTTTAGCGGCGGAGACCCGGTTGCGGCAACCGTCATTGGGCGCCTCATTGCTATTACCGCATTGGGAACCCCCGCACTGACCATATCCTTCCTCTACGGGCGCGTTCTCTATGCCCGAGAGAATGCGCGCACCCCCTTCCTCATTCAGTTCTACGCCGCGATTGTTATGGTCGTTATGAGTGGGGTTGCCTCCCTGCTTGACCCGCGCTACACCGTGTATGCGCTCTCCCTGATTTTCCCGGTGCAGAACCTCTTCGTGGTCGCCATCAGCCACTACGAAATTCGCCGCAGACTTGGGTATTATGGGCAGAAGCGTATTATCAACATGTACGCTCGTACTACCCTCGCGGCATGTTTTGCGGGAGTTATTGCCGCCGCCGTATTGTGGGTATTGGGCGGATACAATCTTGATGGCTTCGCCTGGGCATCAAAAATTTCAGCGGTTATAACCCTTATAATCTGTGGTCTCACCATGCTCTTCAGCTATGTGGTGATGCTCAAGATTTTCCGCGTGCGTGAGGCAGATGCTCTCTTCGCACCCATCGCGGGCAAGGTAAAAGCACTCGCACGGCGAGGGGCCTCAAACGAATCTTAA
- the rplI gene encoding 50S ribosomal protein L9 has protein sequence MAKIILTQEVTGLGAAGDIVTVKNGYARNYLLPRGFAVSWTVGGEKQVESIRAARAARAKASLEEAQETAAKLSARPIVVAHKAGADGRLFGSVKADAIADAIEEAGLGTIDKRTIHLGSAIKRTGEYQVTARLHEDVVANVTLDVVAAA, from the coding sequence ATGGCTAAGATTATTCTGACTCAGGAAGTAACCGGTCTGGGTGCCGCTGGTGACATCGTCACCGTCAAGAACGGCTATGCACGTAACTACCTTCTTCCTCGCGGCTTTGCCGTTTCGTGGACCGTTGGCGGCGAGAAGCAGGTTGAATCTATCCGTGCGGCCCGTGCGGCGCGTGCGAAGGCCTCCCTGGAAGAAGCCCAGGAGACCGCAGCTAAGCTCTCTGCTCGCCCGATTGTAGTGGCACACAAGGCTGGTGCTGATGGTCGTCTCTTCGGCTCCGTTAAGGCAGATGCTATTGCTGACGCTATTGAAGAGGCAGGTCTCGGCACTATCGACAAGCGCACCATTCACCTCGGTTCCGCTATCAAGCGCACCGGTGAATACCAGGTGACCGCTCGTCTGCACGAGGATGTTGTTGCCAACGTTACTCTGGACGTTGTAGCAGCCGCATAA
- the rpsF gene encoding 30S ribosomal protein S6 has translation MRAYELMVILNPEVEDRAVEPSLSKFLEIVTNAGGTIDNLDIWGRRRLAYEIQKKSEGIYAVVNFTASPETAAELDRVLNLNESVMRTKIIRPEDQKVNK, from the coding sequence ATGCGTGCATACGAACTGATGGTTATCCTCAACCCCGAGGTTGAGGACCGAGCGGTAGAGCCGTCTCTGTCGAAGTTCCTGGAAATCGTCACCAACGCTGGCGGTACCATCGACAACCTTGACATCTGGGGTCGCCGCCGTCTGGCATACGAGATCCAGAAGAAGTCCGAAGGCATCTATGCGGTTGTTAACTTCACCGCGAGCCCTGAGACCGCCGCTGAGCTCGACCGTGTTCTGAACCTGAACGAGTCCGTTATGCGTACCAAGATCATCCGTCCGGAGGATCAGAAGGTCAACAAGTAA
- the rpsR gene encoding 30S ribosomal protein S18, with protein sequence MAKAEIRKPKPKQNPLKAADVTVIDYKDVALLRKFISDRGKIRARRVTGVTVQEQRKIAQAIKNAREVALLPYSGAGR encoded by the coding sequence ATGGCTAAGGCTGAAATCCGTAAGCCCAAACCTAAGCAGAACCCCCTGAAAGCTGCTGACGTCACCGTTATCGATTACAAAGACGTCGCCTTGCTGCGCAAGTTCATCTCCGATCGCGGCAAAATCCGCGCTCGCCGCGTAACTGGCGTGACCGTTCAGGAACAGCGCAAGATCGCTCAGGCAATTAAGAATGCCCGTGAGGTTGCACTGCTTCCCTACTCCGGCGCTGGCCGCTAA
- a CDS encoding TM2 domain-containing protein → MSDNSAFNPASKPAFNGSQPHGQPVQPIAVAPVMMVQQPKSMAVAYLLWFFLGSPGIHKFYLNQTGQGILYLCLFLTGWATVWFLIGIIPLVILGILLIIDIFLIPGRVNQLNGVTPVVVKQ, encoded by the coding sequence ATGTCTGATAACTCTGCCTTTAACCCGGCTTCTAAACCTGCATTTAACGGTTCCCAACCTCACGGACAGCCCGTACAACCTATCGCCGTAGCACCGGTCATGATGGTGCAGCAACCCAAATCCATGGCGGTGGCATATCTGCTGTGGTTTTTCCTAGGTTCCCCTGGTATTCACAAGTTTTATCTGAACCAAACGGGTCAAGGGATTCTATACCTGTGTTTATTCCTTACTGGCTGGGCAACTGTTTGGTTTCTTATCGGGATAATTCCTCTTGTAATTTTGGGCATCTTGCTCATCATTGATATTTTCCTGATACCTGGCCGGGTGAACCAACTCAACGGTGTAACCCCCGTTGTTGTGAAGCAGTAA
- a CDS encoding single-stranded DNA-binding protein: MAGETIITVVGNLTSDPELRYTPAGAAVANFTIASTPRTYNRQTGQWEDGEALFLRASIWRDYAENVAETLKKGTRVIAQGRLKSRSYETKEGERRTSMEIELDEIGPALRYATAQVTRSQRTSGGNFGGQQGGNFGGNNFGNNPQQGGFNNSAPQQGFAQQQGGNGYSSNAGFGGGAQQAPAQPAQQQAPAADPWTSQSGGNYDWGTGADDEPPF; this comes from the coding sequence ATGGCAGGCGAAACCATTATCACTGTGGTCGGGAATCTCACCAGCGACCCTGAGCTGCGCTACACTCCCGCAGGTGCGGCGGTTGCAAACTTTACGATTGCATCTACCCCGCGTACCTACAACCGTCAAACCGGTCAGTGGGAAGACGGTGAGGCACTGTTCCTGCGTGCGTCTATTTGGCGCGACTACGCAGAGAACGTCGCAGAGACCCTGAAAAAGGGAACCCGTGTGATCGCCCAGGGCCGTTTGAAGTCTCGCTCGTATGAAACGAAGGAAGGCGAACGCCGTACCTCAATGGAGATCGAGCTCGATGAGATCGGTCCCGCTCTACGGTACGCTACCGCCCAGGTAACCCGTTCACAGCGCACCTCTGGAGGCAACTTCGGCGGTCAGCAGGGCGGAAACTTTGGCGGCAATAACTTCGGTAATAACCCCCAGCAGGGTGGTTTTAACAATTCCGCACCGCAGCAGGGCTTCGCTCAGCAGCAGGGCGGAAACGGTTACTCCAGTAATGCCGGATTCGGTGGGGGAGCCCAGCAGGCGCCCGCACAACCGGCACAGCAGCAGGCACCTGCGGCTGATCCGTGGACCTCACAGTCCGGCGGAAACTACGATTGGGGTACCGGTGCCGATGACGAACCTCCGTTCTAA
- the trxB gene encoding thioredoxin-disulfide reductase gives MSTENTLGNLFGGAALGGLNLAASSTPQEKAQETASEGDQKVHNVIIVGSGPAGYTAAVYAARANLEPVLFASSLSPGGALMTTTEVENFPGFVQGIQGPELMTNFGAQAERFGTDIRYQDVEKLELDGDIKKVILSDGSVHLAKTVILSTGSQYRKLGVEGEDTLSGYGVSWCATCDGFFFKDKEIAVVGGGDSALEEALFLTTYASKVYLIHRRDSLRASDIMQQRVFDNPKIEVLWNSVVSEIHGDSKLEEVVLTDTVTGATRDMKLDGLFIAIGSDPRIEMVKDQLEITDQNTIAVQGRSSKTSLPGVFAAGDVIDPTYRQAIIAAGSGAVAALDAQHYLENL, from the coding sequence ATGAGCACTGAAAATACATTGGGTAATCTGTTCGGAGGCGCCGCTCTCGGCGGTCTGAACCTTGCCGCATCCTCCACTCCCCAAGAAAAAGCCCAAGAAACGGCCTCTGAGGGCGATCAGAAGGTCCACAACGTTATTATTGTGGGTTCCGGCCCCGCCGGGTACACTGCCGCCGTCTACGCGGCGCGTGCCAACCTTGAGCCGGTACTCTTCGCGAGCTCCCTCTCCCCCGGTGGTGCTCTCATGACCACAACCGAGGTCGAGAATTTCCCCGGTTTTGTGCAGGGAATCCAGGGGCCTGAGCTCATGACCAATTTCGGTGCCCAGGCGGAGCGCTTCGGCACGGATATTCGCTACCAGGATGTCGAAAAGTTGGAGCTCGACGGCGATATTAAGAAGGTTATTCTCTCCGACGGTTCCGTGCACCTCGCAAAAACCGTTATTCTCTCGACCGGTTCGCAGTACCGCAAGCTGGGTGTTGAAGGTGAGGATACACTCTCTGGCTATGGCGTCTCGTGGTGCGCAACCTGCGATGGATTCTTCTTCAAAGATAAGGAAATCGCGGTGGTAGGCGGCGGCGATTCTGCTCTGGAAGAAGCACTCTTCCTCACCACCTACGCATCCAAGGTCTATCTGATCCACCGCCGTGATTCTTTGCGCGCATCCGATATTATGCAGCAGCGCGTTTTCGACAACCCCAAGATTGAAGTTCTCTGGAATTCCGTGGTGAGCGAGATTCACGGCGATTCCAAGCTGGAAGAGGTTGTTCTGACCGATACCGTTACTGGCGCTACCCGCGATATGAAGCTCGACGGACTGTTCATTGCCATCGGTTCTGATCCGCGTATCGAGATGGTTAAAGATCAGCTGGAGATTACCGATCAAAACACGATTGCGGTTCAGGGACGCTCGTCAAAAACCTCTCTGCCCGGCGTTTTCGCCGCAGGCGACGTCATTGATCCAACCTACCGTCAGGCGATTATCGCCGCCGGTTCGGGTGCGGTAGCAGCACTCGACGCACAGCACTACCTCGAAAACCTTTAG
- a CDS encoding CCA tRNA nucleotidyltransferase, translating into MSQKLDVLSKYPDAVELGELYRQAGFDLYLVGGLVRDELRNAPGEFTDFDMTTNATPAQSERILSAWGEHIWDIGKEYGTISARKNGAVYEVTTYRAEVYVADSRKPTVEFGTDLKADLIRRDFTINAMAAALPSGEIVDLFHGTKDLAEGVLRTPRSPQESFSEDPLRMMRAARFAARFNLTVAPEVFEAMQQMASRIEIISAERVRDELIKLICADYPRVGLNLLVETGLADYVLPELPALRMEMDPSHHHKDVYEHSLKVMEQAIEKETAADGPCPAPDFVLRFASLLHDIGKPKTRRFEKDGSVSFLQHDMVGARMVKKRMRALRFDNDTIKAVARLVELHMRFYGYREAGWTDSAVRRYVRDAGEQLQRLHRLSRSDVTTRNKRMARSLAQAYDDLERRIDELAAQEELDAMRPELDGEQIMEVLGIDPGPLVGQAYKFLLNLRLDEGELGEEEATRRLLVWWQERGES; encoded by the coding sequence ATGTCGCAAAAACTTGATGTGCTCTCAAAATATCCGGATGCTGTTGAACTCGGCGAACTCTACCGCCAGGCGGGTTTTGATCTCTACCTAGTCGGTGGTCTGGTGCGTGATGAACTACGCAATGCCCCCGGCGAGTTCACTGATTTCGATATGACTACGAACGCCACTCCCGCCCAGAGCGAGCGGATTTTGAGCGCCTGGGGAGAGCATATCTGGGATATCGGCAAAGAATACGGCACCATCAGCGCCCGCAAAAACGGCGCTGTTTACGAGGTAACGACCTATCGCGCCGAAGTGTACGTCGCTGATTCCCGCAAACCCACGGTGGAATTCGGCACCGATTTGAAGGCTGACCTGATACGGCGCGACTTCACCATCAACGCCATGGCTGCTGCGCTGCCTTCGGGGGAAATTGTGGATCTTTTCCACGGCACTAAAGATTTAGCAGAGGGCGTTTTGCGAACCCCGCGCTCGCCTCAAGAATCCTTTTCCGAAGACCCGCTTCGTATGATGCGCGCGGCGCGGTTCGCTGCTCGGTTCAACCTCACTGTAGCGCCGGAAGTATTCGAAGCGATGCAGCAGATGGCATCGCGCATCGAGATTATTTCGGCGGAACGGGTGCGCGACGAGCTCATCAAACTCATCTGTGCAGATTACCCGCGCGTGGGCCTGAACTTGCTCGTAGAAACCGGGCTTGCGGACTATGTGCTCCCGGAGTTGCCCGCCCTGCGCATGGAAATGGACCCTTCACACCACCATAAAGACGTTTATGAGCACTCGCTCAAAGTCATGGAGCAGGCGATCGAAAAGGAAACCGCCGCTGACGGCCCCTGCCCCGCACCCGATTTCGTGCTGCGTTTCGCATCGCTTCTGCACGACATCGGCAAACCCAAAACCCGCAGATTCGAGAAAGACGGCTCGGTATCTTTTCTGCAGCACGATATGGTTGGCGCGCGCATGGTCAAAAAACGGATGCGCGCCCTACGCTTCGATAACGACACCATCAAGGCGGTGGCGCGCCTCGTGGAGCTTCATATGCGCTTCTACGGCTACCGTGAGGCCGGGTGGACCGACTCAGCGGTACGTCGATACGTGCGGGACGCAGGGGAGCAGCTGCAGCGTCTCCACAGGCTTTCTCGGTCGGATGTCACCACGCGCAATAAACGCATGGCGCGCTCGCTGGCGCAGGCATACGATGATTTGGAACGGCGTATTGATGAGCTTGCAGCCCAAGAAGAGCTGGATGCGATGCGCCCTGAACTGGATGGCGAACAGATTATGGAGGTGCTGGGCATCGATCCTGGGCCTCTTGTGGGGCAGGCGTATAAATTCCTGCTGAACCTGCGTTTGGATGAGGGTGAACTTGGTGAAGAAGAAGCGACCCGCCGCCTGCTCGTGTGGTGGCAGGAGCGCGGAGAGTCCTAA
- a CDS encoding NUDIX hydrolase, giving the protein MSFPVPRAPKIRPFAPQLPVPALEEVSSGGLMINFDSPDLPVAIIARYNRNRQLEWCLPKGHVEGHESLIETAQREIAEETGITGYIVATLGYIDYWFTSSGQRIHKTVHHYLFCATGGRLTIEHDPDHEAVDVAWVPLAELSQKLSFANERRIADIAREYINTQL; this is encoded by the coding sequence ATGAGTTTTCCCGTACCGCGCGCACCCAAAATACGCCCCTTCGCGCCCCAGCTTCCGGTGCCTGCGCTTGAAGAGGTCTCTTCGGGAGGGCTCATGATTAATTTTGATAGTCCCGACCTTCCGGTGGCAATCATTGCGCGCTATAACCGCAACAGACAGCTCGAATGGTGTCTACCTAAGGGACATGTTGAAGGTCATGAAAGTCTGATAGAAACAGCTCAACGAGAAATAGCCGAAGAAACCGGAATTACCGGTTACATTGTTGCTACCCTCGGGTATATCGACTACTGGTTTACGTCTAGTGGGCAGCGCATCCATAAAACGGTACATCACTACCTTTTTTGTGCTACCGGCGGCCGCCTAACCATTGAGCATGACCCCGATCATGAAGCAGTCGATGTTGCGTGGGTACCCCTGGCAGAGCTTAGCCAGAAACTCTCTTTCGCTAATGAACGGCGCATCGCAGATATTGCACGAGAGTATATTAATACCCAGCTCTAA
- a CDS encoding TM2 domain-containing protein, translating into MSQQVYEPKLFAHGTVPGSRTYVNSEHEQSTVVVVRPKSVILTYVLWLFLGWLGIHKFYLRQPIQGLLYLALTGITSLLTPIGLGWITGIPLGLLLFKDLFTNILRVAILNLRDSSVRYY; encoded by the coding sequence ATGTCGCAACAGGTTTATGAACCTAAACTTTTCGCCCATGGAACCGTTCCGGGCAGCCGTACTTATGTGAACTCCGAACATGAACAGTCGACCGTCGTTGTAGTTCGCCCCAAATCCGTGATTCTCACCTATGTGCTGTGGCTTTTCCTCGGATGGTTAGGCATCCACAAGTTTTATCTGCGTCAGCCAATTCAGGGGCTGCTTTATCTGGCACTCACCGGTATAACTAGCCTGCTGACGCCCATAGGTTTAGGTTGGATAACCGGTATTCCGCTAGGTCTTCTGCTCTTCAAAGACCTCTTCACGAATATCCTTCGAGTCGCCATCCTCAACCTTCGGGACTCTTCGGTTCGTTACTACTAA